The Mytilus trossulus isolate FHL-02 chromosome 13, PNRI_Mtr1.1.1.hap1, whole genome shotgun sequence genome has a segment encoding these proteins:
- the LOC134693963 gene encoding uncharacterized protein LOC134693963: MNVLENARHFLRTFIVEKILPVNKKDWVAFCVKIGFNKNTLSLAKHKIVVNPFWQILRYWTEKIEKSSADPSKILYKSLSKVNKSLKRDLLEWIVRDTEKYNIQEIKEYLEDKEICDFKLFKSQLTEFQFSEDDQIPLTIWKMGKAAEEQYREILQSGVENRYMIRLPVVGPFGVGKTCLTRKLLRKQISDVTSTNGIDIMTQKCKVCLTDDTWIFSQDIRFDVNQGRKSRLAKNLLILHLKGETHYKTKAELSHISSVSEKYVKAVNTYSHDQKDQITKLSLDEETLGDKMNKKSLSTLTAVNEKYENTETIITKLQDGLVEPAEVQNADLYSDLKGWSESEASLEDFAEVALLDFAGQYEFYATHQTFLNKHAIYLLVIDVSKNLKGLMTSEDVDENFLDLSEIPFEDIGEYINFWMDAIHCYGDEEEAIDNTKETLPSIIVVGTCCDKLQIDKETRKWEIQKQFDEILGDHPKRKHIKDFIMLSNTTSSETDFDVLRHRIVQLASKVETWGQQLPTRWIKYEEVLDQHRENQNKVMTYEDMKSVGKSVGLDIKDMNEVNLFLRYQHEIGNLIYFDDIPDLVILQPQWLVDVLKCLVSARKFQIQRNIVYNSDWKELETTGKLTEDLITQAFRGEEEGTGFFKYRSHILQIMEKFDIIVKPNMAEEESVSALEENDVINKSQIPTVSYYVPCLIKSKPIRNIVDSFKVDGKDFNRTSWICMHFDFLPPAFFNHFLVNYIRRYQISLEPSKHRRRPALYRGMGVFNLDSSGLTKLAVCVSKHVILLQIWKWGKHSQISFKGIWEHAEACITGIKGRYKMNVSYTVKMKCCNGSYDNLNGMMEMTKLESDEEYFCDEHAVLHNSKDLLDSWFKEELNPEMLNYVRLAKSVTDLMPEIMAEHLKSDGFDIVGNTSLTSRSLFTSFQLQNKYIPTTGKWASSNCPNEDSEISIGDDVQRWRFVLTELKNHSKISEESSIALANVLANVFIRSEKKIEKNSFVRKYEKITTEMFEANDYDFYLQKVNNEVIPNTFEVNIRRHYQIIIQEISVSQILDQMMTHCSLSIDDRRHIEQHVKQIEQNKALLDIIIDRNRTMFKVFIDALRESGYNNIADLLSSDLENVTVDTPCIRTAQKEGLSAWTVPLHKVRLQKNYVDIISTIKHEAIVDHLISCEVFTIDDQQTIEACPAQTEKNRKLMDRLLHCGEKCFIEFLNALRSDEIYADLANQIEQTDVTSIDISTLHDCYSNM, from the exons ATGAATGTACTTGAAAATG CAAGACACTTTCTGCGTACATTTATAGTAGAAAAGATTCTTCCTGTTAATAAAAAGGACTGGGTAGCATTTTGTGTCAAAATtggatttaacaaaaataccttATCACTAGCTAAACATAAAATAGTGGTTAATCCATTTTGGCAAATCCTTAGGTATTggacagaaaaaatagaaaaatctaGTGCAGATCCTTCAAAGATACTTTACAAAAGTCTGAGTAAAGTAAATAAAAGTCTGAAGAGAGACCTGTTGGAATGGATTGTACGTGATACagaaaaatacaacatacaaG AAATAAAGGAATATTTAGAGGATAAGGAAATATGTGATTTTAAACTATTCAAATCGCAGCTTACAGAGTTTCAATTTTCTGAAGATG ATCAAATACCACTGACTATTTGGAAGATGGGAAAAGCAGCAGAAGAACAGTACAGAGAAATTTTACAAAGCGGTGTCGAAAATAGATACATGATACGTTTACCGGTTGTGGGACCTTTCGGTGTAGGGAAAACGTGCCTTACCAGAAAAttgttaagaaaacaaatatcagaTGTAACAAGCACGAATGGCATAGACATCATGACTCAAAaatgtaaagtatgtttaacAGATGATActtggattttttctcaag acattCGCTTTGATGTAAACCAAGGAAGAAAATCAAGATTAGCAAAGAACCTGTTGATCCTCCATCTGAAAGGAGAGACACACTATAAAACAAAAGCAGAGCTGTCACATATATCTTCTGTCTCAGAAAAATACGTTAAGGCAGTAAACACCTATTCCCATGATCAAAAAGATCAAATTACTAAATTATCTCTAGACGAAGAGACGCTTGGAgacaaaatgaacaaaaaaagtCTCTCGACTTTGACTGCTGTTAacgaaaaatatgaaaacacaGAAACAATCATAACTAAACTACAAGATGGTCTTGTAGAACCTGCTGAGGTACAAAATGCTGATTTATATTCTGACCTGAAAGGTTGGTCCGAATCAGAAGCATCATTAGAGGACTTCGCTGAAGTGGCACTTTTAGATTTCGCTGGTCAATACGAATTCTACGCAACACACcaaacctttttaaataaacatgctATTTATTTGTTGGTTATTGATGTTAGTAAGAACTTAAAAGGATTGATGACATCTGAAGATGTAGATGAGAACTTTCTTGATTTGTCCGAGATTCCATTTGAGGACATTGGAG AATACATAAACTTTTGGATGGATGCTATCCATTGTTATGGTGATGAAGAAGAGGCAATCGACAACACGAAAGAAACACTTCCCTCTATTATTGTTGTTGGAACATGTTGCGACAAATTACAG ATTGATAAGGAAACAAGGAAATGggaaattcaaaaacaatttgatgaaatattagGAGACCATCCGAAACGAAAGCACATAAAAGATTTTATAATGCTGTCAAACACTACTTCCTCTGAAACCGACTTTGACGTCCTTCGGCACCGTATTGTACAACTAGCTTCAAAAGTTGAAACATGGGGACAACAACTTCCGACTCGTTGGATTAAGTATGAAGAAGTCCTGGATCAACACAGAGAAAACCAAAATAAAGTCATGACATATGAGGACATGAAATCTGTAGGGAAATCGGTTGGACTTGATATCAAAGACATGAACGAAGTGAATTTGTTTCTTAGATATCAACATGAAATAGGAAATCTCATTTACTTTGATGACATTCCAGATTTAGTTATTTTGCAACCACAGTGGTTAGTTGATGTGTTGAAATGTCTTGTGTCAGCGAGGAAGTTCCAGATCCAAAGAAACATTGTTTACAACTCTGACTGGAAAGAGTTAGAAACAACAGGTAAATTGACAGAAGATTTGATTACACAAGCATTTAGAGGAGAAGAAGAGGGGAcaggtttttttaaataccgTAGTCACATTCTACAAATAATGGAAAAGTTTGATATAATTGTGAAACCTAACATGGCTGAGGAAGAATCTGTATCAGCATTAGAAGAAAATGACGTAATCAACAAATCACAAATACCAACAGTTAGTTATTATGTGCCATGTCTCATCAAATCAAAACCCATTAGAAATATAGTGGACAGTTTTAAAGTTGATGGGAAGGATTTTAACAGGACATCTTGGATATGTatgcattttgattttcttcCTCCAGCGTTTTTCAACCATTTTCTTGTAAATTACATACGCCGTTATCAGATAAGTCTAGAACCATCAAAACATAGACGAAGACCAGCACTGTACCGCGGCATGGGGGTCTTTAATCTCGATTCATCAGGCCTAACTAAGCTGGCAGTTTGTGTTAGCAAACACGTGATACTCCTTCAGATCTGGAAATGGGGCAAGCATTCCCAGATCTCATTCAAAGGTATCTGGGAACATGCAGAAGCCTGCATAACTGGCATAAAAGGGAGATACAAAATGAATGTATCGTACACTGTGAAAATGAAGTGTTGTAATGGAAGCTACGACAACTTAAATGGAATGATGGAAATGACAAAGTTAGAGTCTGACGAAGAATATTTTTGTGATGAGCACGCAGTACTTCACAATTCAAAAGACTTGTTAGACTCTTGGTTTAag GAAGAATTGAATCCTGAAATGTTGAATTATGTGAGACTAGCAAAATCAGTTACAGACTTGATGCCGGAAATAATGGCAGAGCATTTAAAATCTGATGGATTCGATATCGTAGGAAATACTAGCTTGACATCTCGATCTCTGTTCACTTCTTTCcaactacaaaacaaatatataccaacTACTGGAAAGTGGGCAAGTTCAAACTGTCCAAATGAAGACTCGGAAATAAGTATTGGCGATGATGTTCAACGTTGGCGTTTTGTTCTCACTGAACTCAAGAATCATTCCAAAATAAGCGAAGAATCTTCCATTGCTCTTGCAAATGTTTTGGCAAATGTGTTCATCAGATCTGagaaaaaaatcgaaaagaaCTCATTCGTTAGAAAGTATGAGAAGATAACGACTGAAATGTTTGAAGCAAACGATTATGATTTCTATCTCCAGAAGGTAAACAATG AAGTTATCCCCAATACCTTCGAAGTCAACATCAGACGCCATTATCAGATTATCATACAGGAAATATCGGTAAGCCAAATCTTGGACCAAATGATGACCCACTGCAGCTTATCCATTGATGACAGACGCCATATCGAACAACATGTCAAACAGATTGAACAAAATAAAGCGTTGTTAGATATAATTATTGATAGGAATCGTACCATGTTTAAGGTATTCATAGATGCTTTGCGGGAGAGCGGATACAATAATATTGCTGATCTACTCAGCAGCGATCTCGAAAATGTCACAGTAGATACACCATGTATAAGAACGGCACAAAAGGAAG GATTATCAGCATGGACTGTTCCATTACATAAGGTACGACTGCAGAAGAATTACGTAGATATCATATCTACCATCAAACACGAAGCCATAGTAGATCATTTGATATCGTGTGAAGTATTCACAATAGATGACCAGCAAACAATAGAGGCTTGTCCAGCACAGACTGAAAAGAACAGGAAGTTGATGGATCGACTATTGCATTGTGGGGAGAAATGCTTTATAGAATTTCTAAATGCTTTACGTTCTGATGAGATTTATGCAGATCTTGCAAATCAGATAGAACAAACAGATGTAACTAGTATTGATATTTCTACTCTCCATGACTGCTATTCAAATATGTAG